The genome window TCAATGAGCCGCCGCTCGGGCGACCTGCCGCCATCCGGGTCTGAGGGTGGGTTCGTGGACATGTGTACACCGCAACCAGGCCATCGCCTGGTTTCGGGAAGGCATGACCCCGCCGAGGCCAGGCGGTGGTTCATCATTCCCCAACCTCACGAGCGGAAAACGCCGCTTCTACTCACGCGCGGAGGCTCAAAGCGTGGTGAAATAATCCGATGCCGAGCCCATGAGCTCCTGCAGCCGTGAATGGGCACGAGCACGGAGCATGAACACCGCTCCCTGGCTTCGCCCCAGGGCGGCCGCCACTTCGCCGATCGGCCGACCTTCCAGGTCGTACATCCGAACCACGCGGGCGTAAGCCTCCGGCAGCTGCCCGATGGCGCGCTTGAGGCAAGCCTCGTTCTCCTCACGACTTGCGCATCGGCTGGGCGTCGAAGTGGTCCCGCTCAGCCTCTCGATCAGGGTGTTCAGCGAGTCATCGCCCACGCCCTGCGGGATCACGGGGATCTTGCCCTCCAGCCCTTCAATGGCGTCGCGCAGGTTGTTGTTTCTCAACGTGGCCAGCCAGCGCGGGAAGGAGTCTGCTTCCACCAGCCTGAACCGTGAGATGTAGCGCGCCGCATCCGCGTAGGTCTGCTGCATCACGTCATCCTCGGAGAGGACGGAGCGCCATCGCGGGGGGATCTTGCCAGTCAGCCCCTGTCGCATCGAGGGGCCGTATTGCTCCAAGAGAACAGTCAGCGCGTCGCGGTGTCCGCAAATGGCCTTGTCGATCAGCGATCCTTCGGCAGCTGCCATGTGCGCATCCCAGCGAAAGGGCCTCGCTCCCCGCCGAACAAGTTGCCAATAAGTTACGGGAGCACAGGTGCTTATGTCAAGTGGGTCGTGATGGGAGTAGCCGTGTCGCCCTGTGCGCGATGCAGGCGATGGAAGGAATCTCGGGAATTCCCCGATTTCTGCGTGAGTGCCCGGACGGAGTTCCGCTCGTAGGCATGTGGACTGGAGGTCGTCATGGTGGCTGCAAGTGCTGGTCCACGACATGGAGGACAATCATGTTCATGAAACCAGGTTTCGCGAGTGTGTTCTACTGCTTGGGCATTGCCTTTGCCCCGTTGGCCTTTGGGCGGACGCCATCGACGCTACCGTCGGCGGCGACCCAACCTTCGGGGGATCTAATCCCCAAGTACTATAACCTCGTGAAGAACGAATTCATGATGGACTCGAATGATCAGATCGTCCTGACCACACGTGCCGTTCAAGAGGCGATCCGGCAGGCACGCCTAAAGGTCGCCAAGGAGAAGGCAGACGTCGATCACAGGATCACCTCTCTGAACGAAGAGAAGCGGAGCAACACGGAGAACAACCTCGCCGAGCTCAACAAAGCGACCGCCCTCCGGCAAGAAGCCGCGGAGCACGATCGAAAGAGCGTCAAATGGCGCATCAAAAGGGGGCCGAGGGGCGGGATCACGCGGTGGAGCTCGCCGAACTACAAGGAACAGGCCTTGGCGACCGAGTGCCGCAGGCAAGCTGAGGAGCACGAGGCGGAAGTGGAGAAATACCGCAGGGAGATCGGTCGCCTGGATGTAGAGCTGGCCTTCCTGCGTGGCCGATCGGCCTGGCTCGCCCATATGGCTCTACCGAAAACTGGTCGGGACATGCCGGTTAAGGAGTTCTGGGAGGACCTCACCACTGATCAGAGGGAGCAACTCGAACGCGTCGGCATCAGCCGGGACGAATTCAAACGCCTTCTCACCCGTACCGGCCAAACCGAGGCCTCGTTCATCGCCGCCGCGCGCGAGCTGAGGAAAGGGGTGAACTCCGATGACGAGCTGGTTCATTCCCTGAGGGACTACTTCCAGGAGCGTTTGGCCTCGCAGGCCAGGAAGTCCGGCATGGTTCGGGGATGAGCCGCTTTGGAGGGCCCCACAGGACAAGGAGACGACCTGCTCCGTCGCCAGGTTCAATTCTTGACTTCTCAACTGTGAGGAGGCCATCCGCGTTGCCGTCCACATGTGCTGTGGAGATGGGGGAATCGCCATCGTGGATCGAAAGTACTGACCCCGTGAAACGGAGGACAATCATGTCCTTGAAATCGATCTTCCCAAGCGGGTTGCTTTGGCTGTGTGGTGTTTCAGTCTTGTCGGCGCTCGGCCAGCCTATTGATTTCGAAACGTACCCCGACAGTACGCCGACGAGGGATGAAGACGTCATTTCTGATCAGTATGCCTCCCGGGGTATCCTGTTTGAGTTGGTGAATCGGACGACCGGGCAGCACTCTGGTTTTCCTCGCATCGCCGAGGTTGGCAAGCCCCGGACCGCGTTCGTGGGCTGCCTGGGGCAGGATACCCCACGTGAGGGTCAATCGCTGGGGAGCAGATTCCTGACAGACAGCCTGAGCCTTGGGGCAACCGGAGACCTGCTCATTACGTACCTCACCCCAGTATCTGATGCCTCCGGGGTTATCATCGACGTAGATTGTCGGAACAACGGCGGGTCTCCTTGCGAGCAGTGGACCCTCATTGCCCGTGACGAGGCCGGCAATGAGCTGGAGCGGGTGGTTATTGATGGACCCGAGGGTCCACGCAAACCCGAGTGCCTGAACCCGGAAGCTGGTCCGGGCGACGGAGTCGCTTTCGGCTGGGCCTTCGAGCGCCCGAGGCCGGATATCAGCTCCATCCTCTTGCGATACACCGGGGAAGCGCGCAGAGATGGCGCGGGCCTGGCCTTCGACCTTTTCTCGCCCGGCGCGCCGCCGCCCCCATTAACCGTTGAAGGCTCTGCATGGCCCCTCTGGGTTTGGGCCGGTGAATTCGTGACGCTTTCGGGCGAGGCCTCAGGCGGTTGGCCCCCATATGAATATGCCTGGCAGAAGGAGCTCACCAACGGAACATGGATCACGGTCGCTTCATCGCCCACGGCGGACGTGGCTCCGGGCGTTGAGACCCGCTATAGACTCACGGTGACGGACGCCTTGAACGCAACAGCCACGAGTTCCTCCATCAACGTGCTCGTGTGCCCAGTTCTGGTCGAGGTCAGTCAGGAGTCCGCCCCCGATGTGGCAGACTTCGATTCCCACTTGCTGGGGACCATCGGGCTGTATGCCACCGATCTGACAACCGCAACCTACTACGGCTCAGGCAGCTTCCGCGGACCAGCCCCATTGCTGACGCTGAATCGCTCCCATCTCTTCATGCTTGCGGCGGCGGATGGGCTTGCCCTCGTGGTCGTTCATGACATCGCCGCGGAAAACGGGGGTGGACGTGCGGAAATGCAGTTCGATCTTGAGATGGTCCTCGCACAACTGCTTGTTCGCGACGACACCACCTCGGAGGACGCATACCTCACGGAGGCACTCGATTCCCGTTTGCTGTCGCGACATGTCTGGAGCTCGCCCCACACCGATGGGCTAGCCCTGGGTTCTTTAGCTGGCGACTGGACGATATTCGTGCAGTTTAGCGATTGGTCCTCCGGGGGGCCGACGATCGGGGGGCTCGACTCCTGGGTCGCATATGGCCCGGACGATACGATGATCCCGCTGGCGTTAGCGGAAAACCGGCGCGTGCGCCTTCGAGCCGTTCGTGGCAGCTTCCCGGATTCTGATGGGGATGGTGTGATTGATCCGCTCGACCTCTGCCCCGATACAGTCCCGCATGCAGCGATCCATCCTGACGGCTGCCCGATGGATATCTTGGGCGATTTCGACCGCGACGGCGACGTGGATACAGAGGACTTTGAAGCGTTTGAGTCGTGTGCTTCAGGCCCGGCTGTACACCTGCAGCCCGGTTGCGAAGCGAAGGACGTCGACCGCGACAATGACGTAGACCAGTCGGATTTCGGCGCGTTTCAGAGGTGCTACAGTGGCACGGATCGGCCTGCCCGCGTCGGATGCGAGGGCTGAGCCCCTGGAAGGAAGGTCGGGACTGCGGTGCCGGTGATCGTCGGCTACGGTTGGGCAGTGTGCCCTGGAATGGGTAGGTGGATGATTGGAATCAAGATGACTTGTCATTTCCGTGTAGTGGGTTGTGGCCCGCTTTTCTACTGCGGTGCGCGGTTGGGTCACGTGGGCGATGATCATGGTGGGGACAAGGCCGGTACTGGAGAGTACCCGGAAGAAGACCCCAGCCAAGGTCTCTCAGGCTCGACGGACGAACACAACGGGTGGTACCATGTTTGGAGACAAGTCAGTTGTCGGCCCCTTTCAGGAGGACGGCAAAGTGAAGACTTCCAGAGCGATAGATCTGCCACAGTCACGAGTGCATCTGTTCAGCATCATGGCGTCCACTCTTGTTCCCCTCTTGTTACAGAGCGCAAGGCCCGCAGTTGCGGATTCTGTGTGGCCAATCAACGGCCATCAGTATCGTGCGGTGAGCGTCCCTGATGGGATCAGTTGGAGCCAGGCAAACGATGCCGCTATTGCGTCCGGCGGGTACCTGGCGACCTGCACATCCTCGGCCGAAAACGACTTCGTGTTCAGCCTCGTGAACACATCTGAGTTTTGGGCAGGTACGGGGACAAACGCAAACTGGGGCCCGTGGCTCGGCGCCTATCAGCCGGAAGGTTCCGCCGAGCCCGCGGGCGGTTGGCACTGGGTCACGGAAGAAGCTTGGGGGTATACAGCCTGGCAATCCGATCAACCCGACAATCTGAATGACGTTGAAGACCGCATGCACTACTTCGTCCCGATAGGTCAGTCGCGGGCCGCAACTTGGAACGATAGCGCAGCTACTGCTCTGCTGAAGGGCTTTGTCATCGAGTTTGACCCGAAGCCCACGGAGGCTGTTTGGCCGGTCAATGGCCATCACTAT of Phycisphaerae bacterium contains these proteins:
- a CDS encoding sigma-70 family RNA polymerase sigma factor: MAAAEGSLIDKAICGHRDALTVLLEQYGPSMRQGLTGKIPPRWRSVLSEDDVMQQTYADAARYISRFRLVEADSFPRWLATLRNNNLRDAIEGLEGKIPVIPQGVGDDSLNTLIERLSGTTSTPSRCASREENEACLKRAIGQLPEAYARVVRMYDLEGRPIGEVAAALGRSQGAVFMLRARAHSRLQELMGSASDYFTTL